Proteins from a genomic interval of Lolium perenne isolate Kyuss_39 chromosome 1, Kyuss_2.0, whole genome shotgun sequence:
- the LOC127313231 gene encoding uncharacterized protein isoform X2 → MLQEQPVQYGPLGDDGDGINRAWPVEKRRRKCSPPSSSNAPAAQDNQDPISPATDMEGIIKDNHLPLDTSDPEQQENEQEIWGPDVEISPEDAANYTKCLAPDIPPIYKRSSMTTEEEEDLNLRLARYRIAYYKNVAEPELARKLKDPEDYSVEELQENRYFLHFDTHPSFEGCFHPVDTWVAELNDYQRLLVFNGSRDCSDSLYIYWEDYHAYYHTYEVDDAYVKFYGELSSKIKWIKEHVDLDENSEKWEEVGTRAGRQALRIASRFANLSASLVRMAFYEYISELREDKVVEDWSLFYFEVWKLNALKKGSLRDAVKEAYEMDKFGFECERMDAESNATSISFFEQKFKFLASEGGITENTKEGEVLDLFRKIVIKKLKPKNMAMYAQKKLEIAKLMKLIPRPLASSAPPLASSAHDPPPPRTIHLSSAPPPASSSASADVYGGATCPRSSSAAADGYGGATFPVSSTSTVAAPAGPRSDGSKSVLDGEETLLFALLFPSPPPCTTKIGSCEQAASSRFMSGSRCTANDLVQICFE, encoded by the exons ATGCTGCAGGAGCAGCCCGTCCAGTATGGTCCACTGGGCGATGATGGAGATGGAATAAACAGGGCATGGCCGGTGGAGAAGAGGCGCCGCAAGTGCTCCCCCCCATCATCATCCAATGCTCCTGCCGCCCAGGATAATCAAGACCCGATTTCTCCTGCGACAGACATGGAGGGCATCATCAAAGATAACCATCTGCCGCTGGACACTTCAGACCCGGAGCAACAAGAAAACGAACAAGAGATTTGGGGGCCGGATGTAGAAATCAGCCCGGAGGATGCCGCCAACTACACCAAATGTCTAGCCCCTGACATTCCTCCTATCTACAAACGCTCTAGTATGACAACTGAGGAAGAGGAAGATTTAAATTTGCGTCTTGCACGTTATCGGATCGCTTATTACAAG AATGTTGCGGAGCCAGAGTTGGCACGTAAGCTTAAGGATCCAGAAGATTACTCTGTGGAGGAACTTCAGGAAAACCGGTACTTTTTACATTTCGATACCCATCCAAGTTTTGAGGGGTGCTTCCATCCTGTCGATACCTGGGTTGCCGAATTGAATGACTACCAACGGCTTCTCGTTTTTAATGGT TCTCGTGATTGTTCTGACAGTCTATACATCTATTGGGAGGACTACCACGCATATTATCATACATATGAAGTTGATGATGCTTATGTCAAGTTTTATGGAGAACTATCGAGCAAAATCAAG TGGATTAAAGAGCATGTGGATCTGGATGAAAATTCTGAGAAG TGGGAAGAGGTGGGTACTAGAGCAGGGAGGCAAGCATTGAGGATTGCATCACGCTTTGCCAATCTGAGTGCTAGTTTAGTTCGCATGGCATTCTAT GAGTACATATCCGAGCTGCGTGAGGATAAGGTCGTCGAGGACTGGTCTCTTTTCTATTTTGAGGTTTGGAAGCTTAATGCTTTAAAGAAG GGAAGTTTGAGAGATGCCGTGAAGGAAGCATATGAAATGGACAAATTTGGTTTTGAATGTGAGAGAATGGATGCTGAAAGTAACGCAACGTCCATTTCTTTCTTTGAACAGAAG TTTAAATTCCTTGCAAGTGAGGGTGGCATTACAGAGAAT ACAAAAGAGGGTGAAGTTTTGGATTTGTTCAGAAAAATAGTTATCAAGAAG CTTAAGCCAAAGAATATGGCGATGTACGCTCAAAAGAAGCTGGAGATTGCAAAGCTGATGAAGTTGATCCCGAG ACCACTCgcctcctccgcgccgccgctcgcCTCCTCAGCGCACGACCCTCCTCCTCCGCGCACCATCCACCTCTCTTCCGCGCCGCcccccgcctcctcctccgcgtcCGCAGATGTATATGGAGGAGCTACCTGCCCTAGGTCCTCGTCCGCAGCAGCTGATGGATATGGAGGAGCTACCTTTCCCGTGTCCTCCACCTCGACTGTGGCCGCTCCAGCAGGCCCGCGCAGCGACGGGAGCAAGTCCGTGCTCGACGGTGAGGAAACTCTCCTCTTCGCTCTCTTGTTCCCCTCCCCTCCACCATGCACGACTAAAATCGGTTCTTGTGAGCAAGCCGCCAGTAGTAGATTCATGAGTGGTTCTAGATGTACTGCAAATGACTTGGTTCAGATTTGTTTTGAGTAG
- the LOC127313231 gene encoding uncharacterized protein isoform X1 — MLQEQPVQYGPLGDDGDGINRAWPVEKRRRKCSPPSSSNAPAAQDNQDPISPATDMEGIIKDNHLPLDTSDPEQQENEQEIWGPDVEISPEDAANYTKCLAPDIPPIYKRSSMTTEEEEDLNLRLARYRIAYYKNVAEPELARKLKDPEDYSVEELQENRYFLHFDTHPSFEGCFHPVDTWVAELNDYQRLLVFNGSRDCSDSLYIYWEDYHAYYHTYEVDDAYVKFYGELSSKIKWIKEHVDLDENSEKWEEVGTRAGRQALRIASRFANLSASLVRMAFYEYISELREDKVVEDWSLFYFEVWKLNALKKVSHGSLRDAVKEAYEMDKFGFECERMDAESNATSISFFEQKFKFLASEGGITENTKEGEVLDLFRKIVIKKLKPKNMAMYAQKKLEIAKLMKLIPRPLASSAPPLASSAHDPPPPRTIHLSSAPPPASSSASADVYGGATCPRSSSAAADGYGGATFPVSSTSTVAAPAGPRSDGSKSVLDGEETLLFALLFPSPPPCTTKIGSCEQAASSRFMSGSRCTANDLVQICFE, encoded by the exons ATGCTGCAGGAGCAGCCCGTCCAGTATGGTCCACTGGGCGATGATGGAGATGGAATAAACAGGGCATGGCCGGTGGAGAAGAGGCGCCGCAAGTGCTCCCCCCCATCATCATCCAATGCTCCTGCCGCCCAGGATAATCAAGACCCGATTTCTCCTGCGACAGACATGGAGGGCATCATCAAAGATAACCATCTGCCGCTGGACACTTCAGACCCGGAGCAACAAGAAAACGAACAAGAGATTTGGGGGCCGGATGTAGAAATCAGCCCGGAGGATGCCGCCAACTACACCAAATGTCTAGCCCCTGACATTCCTCCTATCTACAAACGCTCTAGTATGACAACTGAGGAAGAGGAAGATTTAAATTTGCGTCTTGCACGTTATCGGATCGCTTATTACAAG AATGTTGCGGAGCCAGAGTTGGCACGTAAGCTTAAGGATCCAGAAGATTACTCTGTGGAGGAACTTCAGGAAAACCGGTACTTTTTACATTTCGATACCCATCCAAGTTTTGAGGGGTGCTTCCATCCTGTCGATACCTGGGTTGCCGAATTGAATGACTACCAACGGCTTCTCGTTTTTAATGGT TCTCGTGATTGTTCTGACAGTCTATACATCTATTGGGAGGACTACCACGCATATTATCATACATATGAAGTTGATGATGCTTATGTCAAGTTTTATGGAGAACTATCGAGCAAAATCAAG TGGATTAAAGAGCATGTGGATCTGGATGAAAATTCTGAGAAG TGGGAAGAGGTGGGTACTAGAGCAGGGAGGCAAGCATTGAGGATTGCATCACGCTTTGCCAATCTGAGTGCTAGTTTAGTTCGCATGGCATTCTAT GAGTACATATCCGAGCTGCGTGAGGATAAGGTCGTCGAGGACTGGTCTCTTTTCTATTTTGAGGTTTGGAAGCTTAATGCTTTAAAGAAGGTTAGCCAT GGAAGTTTGAGAGATGCCGTGAAGGAAGCATATGAAATGGACAAATTTGGTTTTGAATGTGAGAGAATGGATGCTGAAAGTAACGCAACGTCCATTTCTTTCTTTGAACAGAAG TTTAAATTCCTTGCAAGTGAGGGTGGCATTACAGAGAAT ACAAAAGAGGGTGAAGTTTTGGATTTGTTCAGAAAAATAGTTATCAAGAAG CTTAAGCCAAAGAATATGGCGATGTACGCTCAAAAGAAGCTGGAGATTGCAAAGCTGATGAAGTTGATCCCGAG ACCACTCgcctcctccgcgccgccgctcgcCTCCTCAGCGCACGACCCTCCTCCTCCGCGCACCATCCACCTCTCTTCCGCGCCGCcccccgcctcctcctccgcgtcCGCAGATGTATATGGAGGAGCTACCTGCCCTAGGTCCTCGTCCGCAGCAGCTGATGGATATGGAGGAGCTACCTTTCCCGTGTCCTCCACCTCGACTGTGGCCGCTCCAGCAGGCCCGCGCAGCGACGGGAGCAAGTCCGTGCTCGACGGTGAGGAAACTCTCCTCTTCGCTCTCTTGTTCCCCTCCCCTCCACCATGCACGACTAAAATCGGTTCTTGTGAGCAAGCCGCCAGTAGTAGATTCATGAGTGGTTCTAGATGTACTGCAAATGACTTGGTTCAGATTTGTTTTGAGTAG
- the LOC127313231 gene encoding uncharacterized protein isoform X7 produces MLQEQPVQYGPLGDDGDGINRAWPVEKRRRKCSPPSSSNAPAAQDNQDPISPATDMEGIIKDNHLPLDTSDPEQQENEQEIWGPDVEISPEDAANYTKCLAPDIPPIYKRSSMTTEEEEDLNLRLARYRIAYYKNVAEPELARKLKDPEDYSVEELQENRYFLHFDTHPSFEGCFHPVDTWVAELNDYQRLLVFNGSRDCSDSLYIYWEDYHAYYHTYEVDDAYVKFYGELSSKIKWIKEHVDLDENSEKWEEVGTRAGRQALRIASRFANLSASLVRMAFYEYISELREDKVVEDWSLFYFEVWKLNALKKVSHGSLRDAVKEAYEMDKFGFECERMDAESNATSISFFEQKFKFLASEGGITENTKEGEVLDLFRKIVIKKLKPKNMAMYAQKKLEIAKLMKLIPRLKRLSEIS; encoded by the exons ATGCTGCAGGAGCAGCCCGTCCAGTATGGTCCACTGGGCGATGATGGAGATGGAATAAACAGGGCATGGCCGGTGGAGAAGAGGCGCCGCAAGTGCTCCCCCCCATCATCATCCAATGCTCCTGCCGCCCAGGATAATCAAGACCCGATTTCTCCTGCGACAGACATGGAGGGCATCATCAAAGATAACCATCTGCCGCTGGACACTTCAGACCCGGAGCAACAAGAAAACGAACAAGAGATTTGGGGGCCGGATGTAGAAATCAGCCCGGAGGATGCCGCCAACTACACCAAATGTCTAGCCCCTGACATTCCTCCTATCTACAAACGCTCTAGTATGACAACTGAGGAAGAGGAAGATTTAAATTTGCGTCTTGCACGTTATCGGATCGCTTATTACAAG AATGTTGCGGAGCCAGAGTTGGCACGTAAGCTTAAGGATCCAGAAGATTACTCTGTGGAGGAACTTCAGGAAAACCGGTACTTTTTACATTTCGATACCCATCCAAGTTTTGAGGGGTGCTTCCATCCTGTCGATACCTGGGTTGCCGAATTGAATGACTACCAACGGCTTCTCGTTTTTAATGGT TCTCGTGATTGTTCTGACAGTCTATACATCTATTGGGAGGACTACCACGCATATTATCATACATATGAAGTTGATGATGCTTATGTCAAGTTTTATGGAGAACTATCGAGCAAAATCAAG TGGATTAAAGAGCATGTGGATCTGGATGAAAATTCTGAGAAG TGGGAAGAGGTGGGTACTAGAGCAGGGAGGCAAGCATTGAGGATTGCATCACGCTTTGCCAATCTGAGTGCTAGTTTAGTTCGCATGGCATTCTAT GAGTACATATCCGAGCTGCGTGAGGATAAGGTCGTCGAGGACTGGTCTCTTTTCTATTTTGAGGTTTGGAAGCTTAATGCTTTAAAGAAGGTTAGCCAT GGAAGTTTGAGAGATGCCGTGAAGGAAGCATATGAAATGGACAAATTTGGTTTTGAATGTGAGAGAATGGATGCTGAAAGTAACGCAACGTCCATTTCTTTCTTTGAACAGAAG TTTAAATTCCTTGCAAGTGAGGGTGGCATTACAGAGAAT ACAAAAGAGGGTGAAGTTTTGGATTTGTTCAGAAAAATAGTTATCAAGAAG CTTAAGCCAAAGAATATGGCGATGTACGCTCAAAAGAAGCTGGAGATTGCAAAGCTGATGAAGTTGATCCCGAG GTTGAAAAGGCTTTCGGAGATAAGTTAA
- the LOC127313231 gene encoding uncharacterized protein isoform X3: MLQEQPVQYGPLGDDGDGINRAWPVEKRRRKCSPPSSSNAPAAQDNQDPISPATDMEGIIKDNHLPLDTSDPEQQENEQEIWGPDVEISPEDAANYTKCLAPDIPPIYKRSSMTTEEEEDLNLRLARYRIAYYKNVAEPELARKLKDPEDYSVEELQENRYFLHFDTHPSFEGCFHPVDTWVAELNDYQRLLVFNGSRDCSDSLYIYWEDYHAYYHTYEVDDAYVKFYGELSSKIKWIKEHVDLDENSEKWEEVGTRAGRQALRIASRFANLSASLVRMAFYEYISELREDKVVEDWSLFYFEVWKLNALKKVSHGSLRDAVKEAYEMDKFGFECERMDAESNATSISFFEQKFKFLASEGGITENTKEGEVLDLFRKIVIKKLKPKNMAMYAQKKLEIAKLMKLIPRPLASSAPPLASSAHDPPPPRTIHLSSAPPPASSSASADVYGGATCPRSSSAAADGYGGATFPVSSTSTVAAPAGPRSDGSKSVLDGYMLLSLGEENNIHDRCSKNFVQAGHMLKNKVEERGRWYFSC; encoded by the exons ATGCTGCAGGAGCAGCCCGTCCAGTATGGTCCACTGGGCGATGATGGAGATGGAATAAACAGGGCATGGCCGGTGGAGAAGAGGCGCCGCAAGTGCTCCCCCCCATCATCATCCAATGCTCCTGCCGCCCAGGATAATCAAGACCCGATTTCTCCTGCGACAGACATGGAGGGCATCATCAAAGATAACCATCTGCCGCTGGACACTTCAGACCCGGAGCAACAAGAAAACGAACAAGAGATTTGGGGGCCGGATGTAGAAATCAGCCCGGAGGATGCCGCCAACTACACCAAATGTCTAGCCCCTGACATTCCTCCTATCTACAAACGCTCTAGTATGACAACTGAGGAAGAGGAAGATTTAAATTTGCGTCTTGCACGTTATCGGATCGCTTATTACAAG AATGTTGCGGAGCCAGAGTTGGCACGTAAGCTTAAGGATCCAGAAGATTACTCTGTGGAGGAACTTCAGGAAAACCGGTACTTTTTACATTTCGATACCCATCCAAGTTTTGAGGGGTGCTTCCATCCTGTCGATACCTGGGTTGCCGAATTGAATGACTACCAACGGCTTCTCGTTTTTAATGGT TCTCGTGATTGTTCTGACAGTCTATACATCTATTGGGAGGACTACCACGCATATTATCATACATATGAAGTTGATGATGCTTATGTCAAGTTTTATGGAGAACTATCGAGCAAAATCAAG TGGATTAAAGAGCATGTGGATCTGGATGAAAATTCTGAGAAG TGGGAAGAGGTGGGTACTAGAGCAGGGAGGCAAGCATTGAGGATTGCATCACGCTTTGCCAATCTGAGTGCTAGTTTAGTTCGCATGGCATTCTAT GAGTACATATCCGAGCTGCGTGAGGATAAGGTCGTCGAGGACTGGTCTCTTTTCTATTTTGAGGTTTGGAAGCTTAATGCTTTAAAGAAGGTTAGCCAT GGAAGTTTGAGAGATGCCGTGAAGGAAGCATATGAAATGGACAAATTTGGTTTTGAATGTGAGAGAATGGATGCTGAAAGTAACGCAACGTCCATTTCTTTCTTTGAACAGAAG TTTAAATTCCTTGCAAGTGAGGGTGGCATTACAGAGAAT ACAAAAGAGGGTGAAGTTTTGGATTTGTTCAGAAAAATAGTTATCAAGAAG CTTAAGCCAAAGAATATGGCGATGTACGCTCAAAAGAAGCTGGAGATTGCAAAGCTGATGAAGTTGATCCCGAG ACCACTCgcctcctccgcgccgccgctcgcCTCCTCAGCGCACGACCCTCCTCCTCCGCGCACCATCCACCTCTCTTCCGCGCCGCcccccgcctcctcctccgcgtcCGCAGATGTATATGGAGGAGCTACCTGCCCTAGGTCCTCGTCCGCAGCAGCTGATGGATATGGAGGAGCTACCTTTCCCGTGTCCTCCACCTCGACTGTGGCCGCTCCAGCAGGCCCGCGCAGCGACGGGAGCAAGTCCGTGCTCGACG GCTACATGTTGTTGAGCCTAGGAGAAGAAAATAATATCCATGATCGGTGCAGCAAGAATTTTGTTCAAGCTGGTCATATGTTGAAGAACAAAGTAGAAGAGAGAGGTCGTTGGTATTTTAGTTGTTAG
- the LOC127313231 gene encoding uncharacterized protein isoform X6 translates to MLQEQPVQYGPLGDDGDGINRAWPVEKRRRKCSPPSSSNAPAAQDNQDPISPATDMEGIIKDNHLPLDTSDPEQQENEQEIWGPDVEISPEDAANYTKCLAPDIPPIYKRSSMTTEEEEDLNLRLARYRIAYYKNVAEPELARKLKDPEDYSVEELQENRYFLHFDTHPSFEGCFHPVDTWVAELNDYQRLLVFNGSRDCSDSLYIYWEDYHAYYHTYEVDDAYVKFYGELSSKIKWIKEHVDLDENSEKWEEVGTRAGRQALRIASRFANLSASLVRMAFYEYISELREDKVVEDWSLFYFEVWKLNALKKVSHGSLRDAVKEAYEMDKFGFECERMDAESNATSISFFEQKFKFLASEGGITENTKEGEVLDLFRKIVIKKLKPKNMAMYAQKKLEIAKLMKLIPRLHVVEPRRRK, encoded by the exons ATGCTGCAGGAGCAGCCCGTCCAGTATGGTCCACTGGGCGATGATGGAGATGGAATAAACAGGGCATGGCCGGTGGAGAAGAGGCGCCGCAAGTGCTCCCCCCCATCATCATCCAATGCTCCTGCCGCCCAGGATAATCAAGACCCGATTTCTCCTGCGACAGACATGGAGGGCATCATCAAAGATAACCATCTGCCGCTGGACACTTCAGACCCGGAGCAACAAGAAAACGAACAAGAGATTTGGGGGCCGGATGTAGAAATCAGCCCGGAGGATGCCGCCAACTACACCAAATGTCTAGCCCCTGACATTCCTCCTATCTACAAACGCTCTAGTATGACAACTGAGGAAGAGGAAGATTTAAATTTGCGTCTTGCACGTTATCGGATCGCTTATTACAAG AATGTTGCGGAGCCAGAGTTGGCACGTAAGCTTAAGGATCCAGAAGATTACTCTGTGGAGGAACTTCAGGAAAACCGGTACTTTTTACATTTCGATACCCATCCAAGTTTTGAGGGGTGCTTCCATCCTGTCGATACCTGGGTTGCCGAATTGAATGACTACCAACGGCTTCTCGTTTTTAATGGT TCTCGTGATTGTTCTGACAGTCTATACATCTATTGGGAGGACTACCACGCATATTATCATACATATGAAGTTGATGATGCTTATGTCAAGTTTTATGGAGAACTATCGAGCAAAATCAAG TGGATTAAAGAGCATGTGGATCTGGATGAAAATTCTGAGAAG TGGGAAGAGGTGGGTACTAGAGCAGGGAGGCAAGCATTGAGGATTGCATCACGCTTTGCCAATCTGAGTGCTAGTTTAGTTCGCATGGCATTCTAT GAGTACATATCCGAGCTGCGTGAGGATAAGGTCGTCGAGGACTGGTCTCTTTTCTATTTTGAGGTTTGGAAGCTTAATGCTTTAAAGAAGGTTAGCCAT GGAAGTTTGAGAGATGCCGTGAAGGAAGCATATGAAATGGACAAATTTGGTTTTGAATGTGAGAGAATGGATGCTGAAAGTAACGCAACGTCCATTTCTTTCTTTGAACAGAAG TTTAAATTCCTTGCAAGTGAGGGTGGCATTACAGAGAAT ACAAAAGAGGGTGAAGTTTTGGATTTGTTCAGAAAAATAGTTATCAAGAAG CTTAAGCCAAAGAATATGGCGATGTACGCTCAAAAGAAGCTGGAGATTGCAAAGCTGATGAAGTTGATCCCGAG GCTACATGTTGTTGAGCCTAGGAGAAGAAAATAA
- the LOC127313231 gene encoding uncharacterized protein isoform X4, which yields MLQEQPVQYGPLGDDGDGINRAWPVEKRRRKCSPPSSSNAPAAQDNQDPISPATDMEGIIKDNHLPLDTSDPEQQENEQEIWGPDVEISPEDAANYTKCLAPDIPPIYKRSSMTTEEEEDLNLRLARYRIAYYKNVAEPELARKLKDPEDYSVEELQENRYFLHFDTHPSFEGCFHPVDTWVAELNDYQRLLVFNGSRDCSDSLYIYWEDYHAYYHTYEVDDAYVKFYGELSSKIKWIKEHVDLDENSEKWEEVGTRAGRQALRIASRFANLSASLVRMAFYEYISELREDKVVEDWSLFYFEVWKLNALKKVSHGSLRDAVKEAYEMDKFGFECERMDAESNATSISFFEQKFKFLASEGGITENTKEGEVLDLFRKIVIKKLKPKNMAMYAQKKLEIAKLMKLIPSSQDVSGSGASRSRICRPRNSAQMAQAAYHEIYLALVDKTTKPTSSSG from the exons ATGCTGCAGGAGCAGCCCGTCCAGTATGGTCCACTGGGCGATGATGGAGATGGAATAAACAGGGCATGGCCGGTGGAGAAGAGGCGCCGCAAGTGCTCCCCCCCATCATCATCCAATGCTCCTGCCGCCCAGGATAATCAAGACCCGATTTCTCCTGCGACAGACATGGAGGGCATCATCAAAGATAACCATCTGCCGCTGGACACTTCAGACCCGGAGCAACAAGAAAACGAACAAGAGATTTGGGGGCCGGATGTAGAAATCAGCCCGGAGGATGCCGCCAACTACACCAAATGTCTAGCCCCTGACATTCCTCCTATCTACAAACGCTCTAGTATGACAACTGAGGAAGAGGAAGATTTAAATTTGCGTCTTGCACGTTATCGGATCGCTTATTACAAG AATGTTGCGGAGCCAGAGTTGGCACGTAAGCTTAAGGATCCAGAAGATTACTCTGTGGAGGAACTTCAGGAAAACCGGTACTTTTTACATTTCGATACCCATCCAAGTTTTGAGGGGTGCTTCCATCCTGTCGATACCTGGGTTGCCGAATTGAATGACTACCAACGGCTTCTCGTTTTTAATGGT TCTCGTGATTGTTCTGACAGTCTATACATCTATTGGGAGGACTACCACGCATATTATCATACATATGAAGTTGATGATGCTTATGTCAAGTTTTATGGAGAACTATCGAGCAAAATCAAG TGGATTAAAGAGCATGTGGATCTGGATGAAAATTCTGAGAAG TGGGAAGAGGTGGGTACTAGAGCAGGGAGGCAAGCATTGAGGATTGCATCACGCTTTGCCAATCTGAGTGCTAGTTTAGTTCGCATGGCATTCTAT GAGTACATATCCGAGCTGCGTGAGGATAAGGTCGTCGAGGACTGGTCTCTTTTCTATTTTGAGGTTTGGAAGCTTAATGCTTTAAAGAAGGTTAGCCAT GGAAGTTTGAGAGATGCCGTGAAGGAAGCATATGAAATGGACAAATTTGGTTTTGAATGTGAGAGAATGGATGCTGAAAGTAACGCAACGTCCATTTCTTTCTTTGAACAGAAG TTTAAATTCCTTGCAAGTGAGGGTGGCATTACAGAGAAT ACAAAAGAGGGTGAAGTTTTGGATTTGTTCAGAAAAATAGTTATCAAGAAG CTTAAGCCAAAGAATATGGCGATGTACGCTCAAAAGAAGCTGGAGATTGCAAAGCTGATGAAGTTGATCCCGAG CAGTCAGGATGTAAGTGGCAGCGGCGCTTCGCGATCCCGCATATGCCGCCCGCGAAATTCGGCCCAAATGGCCCAAGCGGCTTACCACGAAATTTATCTGGCGTTGGTGGACAAAACCACAAAACCCACGAGTTCCAGCGGCTGA
- the LOC127313231 gene encoding uncharacterized protein isoform X5, whose protein sequence is MLQEQPVQYGPLGDDGDGINRAWPVEKRRRKCSPPSSSNAPAAQDNQDPISPATDMEGIIKDNHLPLDTSDPEQQENEQEIWGPDVEISPEDAANYTKCLAPDIPPIYKRSSMTTEEEEDLNLRLARYRIAYYKNVAEPELARKLKDPEDYSVEELQENRYFLHFDTHPSFEGCFHPVDTWVAELNDYQRLLVFNGSRDCSDSLYIYWEDYHAYYHTYEVDDAYVKFYGELSSKIKWIKEHVDLDENSEKWEEVGTRAGRQALRIASRFANLSASLVRMAFYEYISELREDKVVEDWSLFYFEVWKLNALKKVSHGSLRDAVKEAYEMDKFGFECERMDAESNATSISFFEQKFKFLASEGGITENTKEGEVLDLFRKIVIKKLKPKNMAMYAQKKLEIAKLMKLIPSQDVSGSGASRSRICRPRNSAQMAQAAYHEIYLALVDKTTKPTSSSG, encoded by the exons ATGCTGCAGGAGCAGCCCGTCCAGTATGGTCCACTGGGCGATGATGGAGATGGAATAAACAGGGCATGGCCGGTGGAGAAGAGGCGCCGCAAGTGCTCCCCCCCATCATCATCCAATGCTCCTGCCGCCCAGGATAATCAAGACCCGATTTCTCCTGCGACAGACATGGAGGGCATCATCAAAGATAACCATCTGCCGCTGGACACTTCAGACCCGGAGCAACAAGAAAACGAACAAGAGATTTGGGGGCCGGATGTAGAAATCAGCCCGGAGGATGCCGCCAACTACACCAAATGTCTAGCCCCTGACATTCCTCCTATCTACAAACGCTCTAGTATGACAACTGAGGAAGAGGAAGATTTAAATTTGCGTCTTGCACGTTATCGGATCGCTTATTACAAG AATGTTGCGGAGCCAGAGTTGGCACGTAAGCTTAAGGATCCAGAAGATTACTCTGTGGAGGAACTTCAGGAAAACCGGTACTTTTTACATTTCGATACCCATCCAAGTTTTGAGGGGTGCTTCCATCCTGTCGATACCTGGGTTGCCGAATTGAATGACTACCAACGGCTTCTCGTTTTTAATGGT TCTCGTGATTGTTCTGACAGTCTATACATCTATTGGGAGGACTACCACGCATATTATCATACATATGAAGTTGATGATGCTTATGTCAAGTTTTATGGAGAACTATCGAGCAAAATCAAG TGGATTAAAGAGCATGTGGATCTGGATGAAAATTCTGAGAAG TGGGAAGAGGTGGGTACTAGAGCAGGGAGGCAAGCATTGAGGATTGCATCACGCTTTGCCAATCTGAGTGCTAGTTTAGTTCGCATGGCATTCTAT GAGTACATATCCGAGCTGCGTGAGGATAAGGTCGTCGAGGACTGGTCTCTTTTCTATTTTGAGGTTTGGAAGCTTAATGCTTTAAAGAAGGTTAGCCAT GGAAGTTTGAGAGATGCCGTGAAGGAAGCATATGAAATGGACAAATTTGGTTTTGAATGTGAGAGAATGGATGCTGAAAGTAACGCAACGTCCATTTCTTTCTTTGAACAGAAG TTTAAATTCCTTGCAAGTGAGGGTGGCATTACAGAGAAT ACAAAAGAGGGTGAAGTTTTGGATTTGTTCAGAAAAATAGTTATCAAGAAG CTTAAGCCAAAGAATATGGCGATGTACGCTCAAAAGAAGCTGGAGATTGCAAAGCTGATGAAGTTGATCCCGAG TCAGGATGTAAGTGGCAGCGGCGCTTCGCGATCCCGCATATGCCGCCCGCGAAATTCGGCCCAAATGGCCCAAGCGGCTTACCACGAAATTTATCTGGCGTTGGTGGACAAAACCACAAAACCCACGAGTTCCAGCGGCTGA